Below is a genomic region from Pseudanabaena yagii GIHE-NHR1.
CGTTAAATTCTTGTAAGATTATAGTTAATAAATAGGGGCTGGGTTATGTTTTTAAGAGATTTTATCAGTATCAACGAGGAAGGTTCAATTGAGCCTGTCGTCAATTTAGACATGATGGATGACTCTGATAAAAATCGGAAGCTATGTAAAAGTTTTGTCTTTAACTACAACAGCGATCGCCCGAAAGAATCGACAGTTGGCTTACTCGACATATTACGCCGTAGTTATCACAGCCCAAACTCTCCCAATATCCATTGTGTAGTTCAAGATTATGGCAAGGGTAAAACTCACTTCGCTTTAGCGATCGCCAATTTCTTCAGCAAACCCCACGATAGCGAAGAAGTTAAAGGAATCTTCAACAGCATCAAAATTGCGACAGGGGAAAAGAATAAAGCGGTTTGCGACACCTTAGAATCCTTCAAATCTAGAAGCAATCATCTTGTGCTTTGTCTACGAGGAGATAAATGTGATGATCTGCGTAAACATTTTTTATCTGTAGTCTTAAAAGCTTTAAACAATGCAGGAGTCACAAGCTCTATTGCCCATCACCTATGCTTAAGACCGTTGCAATATCTTGAGCAGCTTAATGATGGCGATCGAGTAAAAGGCGATCGCTATCTCCGCCAGATCAATGCCCAAGAAGGCGATATCGCTGCCATTTGTGAATTGTTACGAGGTAATAATCATGAAGTGATTCCTCTTGTGATTCAAGTTGCTGATGCAATCACAAATGGCTTTGCGCCAAACTTCATTAAAAATATTGAAATAGAAGAAATTCTTGATGATTTAGTTAAAAATCTTTGCACAGGAAGTAATGCAAGATTTCAAGGTATTCTCATTCTCTTTGATGAACTTAACAACTATCTCGATAGCTGGCTAACTGACAAATATGCTGCAGGTAATACCGCCCCCCAAAACCTGACTAATGCTTGTGCAAATCATAAGGCTAAAATCGCATTAATGAGCTTCACACAAGTTAACCCTAATTCCAAAAGCTCGCTTGGCGGTTATCAAATTGTTTCAACTCGCCTAGCGCCTGCGGATGCGACCTATAGTCCTGTATCTAGCCTAGAACGAGTCATTGACGAAGTAATCATCCAACATGATAACCCTGCTTGGAAAAGTTTTAGAAACAAATGGGATAACGTCTTATCAAGAGATAGCGAAAGAATATATAAACGCGCTCGTAAATATCAGGATGGCAATAACTTAACTGCTAAGGAGTTTCATGATCATTTAGGTTTAGGATGTTTCCCATTACATCCCTTTGCTAGCTACTTATTATGCAATCTTGAATTTACTCAAGGTAGAACTGCAATTGAATTTGTCAGAAACGAGATTGGCGAGTTTCTCAGTAATCCTACTGAAATTGATCACCCAAATCGACCTAATCAACTTTACGCCACATCCTTAGTCGATGCCTTTGCGCCTAACTTTAGAGTCTCTGCTAGTAAGGCTATCCTTTATGAAACCTACACTCAAACTCTAGATGGTGTAGTTGCCGAAGCTAATGAGAATGAAATCAATGTAATTAAAGCTATTTTCTTATATAACGCTAGTGGTGATTTGATTTTCAAACAAGCAAATGAGAATCATGAGAAAATTTTGTGTGATCTAACAGGTCTATCAGAACTACAACTAAGAGAAGCGCTAGAAAAACTCATCAATGAACGTCAGGCAGTCTATCGCCGTAATGATGGTATCTATCAATTCTTTACAGGTACTAATCCTCGTGAACTTGAACAAAGAGTTATAGCTGAATTAGAAGAGAAAGGGAATCGACAATCCCCAGAAGTTACCTTCATCGAATATTGTCGTGAAAACATTACTAGAGTATTTAGCGAGGAATCGACAAAAGCAAATCAATTTGCTACTGAAAATGGCTTGTTGGCATCTGATTGGTGTTTTGAAAATCAAATATTCACGCTTACAGAATTAGAAAAACTGCTTAATTCTGAACCAGAAATTGCAAAATCAAGAATTAAGAAAGTTAGAGATGTTGGCTACCATGGCATCGTTGCTCATGTGATTGATAATAACGCTCAAGACCTTGATGCATTATGGGATGAAATTGATAATAAACTGCAAAAGTCACCAATTCATCAGCGTCTAGTAGTAGCGATCTCAAAACAAAGCATTGGCGAAGGAGAGCAAAATCTTGGACGGATTCTCCAGAAAATTGATATTCTCAAGACTAAATTCAAATCAGAACAAGGAACGGCTTCTTATACTAAGCTCTTAGCTGACTGGGACAAGTATTTGCGAGATCGCATCCATGAAATTCTTAATCGTCCTGATAATTTAAGACATCACTCTACTAGCAGCCATAAACTTACCCTACAACTACGCAAATATGCCACCTACCATGTCAGCACTCTATTAAGCGAAATATACCCATTTGTACCCAATATTGGTGGTGTTGACAAACTCTCAATATTTCCAAGAATTCATCCTACGGGTAACAAAATAGCAGCTACAGTTGCTAGTCAGGTGTTAGTGGGTAAAGGCAAGATTGCATCTGCTAGTCTGCCCAAAGAAGCTAGCTATATGACTGCAATTGATAGCGCCTTTGTTAAAAATTGGAAGATTTTAAAAAAGACCTCCAGTAGCTATATCTTGCAAGAACCTACTGATCAAAAAGTAAGAGATGCTTGGGACAAAATTTCTCAGATCTGCAACCTGAATGGAGAGAAATTTAAAGAAGTTTCTCTGTCAGATATTTGGCAAACTCTCAGTGATGCTCCCTATGGATACAATCACCTCACTTTTACAGTATTACTTGCTAGTTGGCTCAGTTTTCATCGTGATGAGGTTGTACTAAGAGGTATCACTGATCTCAAGGCTAAAACTGCTCAACCTATGCAGACTAGAAGCTTAGAGGAATGGGCAGCAGCAAATATTTTAGAAAAAGCTGATGTTTTCGTTGATAAGTGGATTGTCAAATTTAGTGCCAAGCTGATTCGCCGAGAAAAAATTGCTGCGCCCAAAGTACCTGATTTACCAACTACATATGATCAAATAATTACCTATCTAAACCAAGCAAAAGACTTTTTAGAAACAAATAGCAACACCCCAGAAGCAAATGATGTCAAAGAATGGCAACCGAAATTTAACAAGATTATCAAAGATTTTGATAATTGGTATAGACCAATTCAAGAAGCCGCAGGACTTAGTTTAGAGACCCCTCTCGAACAAGTAGTACATCTATACCCCCAATCTCTTAGAGAATGTCCGGTTGTTGATATCAATAGAACCTCTAGCCAAAATGAACTGCAACACCAAGCCTTACAGCGCTTACAACAAATCCTTGAAGAGAGGGTAAGATGTCTACAAGTAGAACCCGAAAGCTTAACTACAGTTCAAAACTGCGTCTCTAGTATTAGTAATATTGAGTCAGCGATTAGATCTTTAGGTTCCGTCGCTGCTTTACCCGATCATTATGCTAAAAGCCTAGAACAATCTAAAGCAGATATAACTCGTCGTCAAAATGAAATCGCAATTAGGGAGCAGATCTCCCAAAAATTACGTGAAGTACAAAACCGTTATGAAGGTTTGAGTCAAAATGCTACTCAGCAAGAGTTAATTGAGGCTCAAGAAGCGATCGCTCAATTTGCAGAAACATTACCTGACCTCAAAAACGAGGCTAAGTATGAAAAGACAGTACAACAAATTAGCGATCGGCAAGAAGAACTAAAACAACAATTGCAAAACTGGGGTAGTCGTTATTTAAGTTCAGAAATAACCAAGTTAGAAGCTACTGAATTGCTTATTAACATTTCCAAACAAGAGAATCGGTACACAGACTCTCATGACAAACAACGCCTACAAGATATATTTAGTAGCCTCAATCAATTCATTCAAGGTATTGAAGGAATTGAGAATATTCAACAAGCGAACACAGAAGTTATTCAACAAGCAGCGCAGTCAGTAAGGCTAATCAATGATTCTAAAACAATTAGCTTGATGATTGAGAACTATAAACAACTTCAGGCACTCCAAATCTTGACTAGTCCAGATCTAAATGTTGAAGACGTACAAACTCAACTCACAAACCTCAAGGCTAGCGGATATGAAGCACTTATCAACAAGCTTACACAGTCAATAAATCGCTGTGACAATCAAATTAACAAACGTGATGAATATACACAACGCAGTGGTTTAATTCAGCAGATTCAGGCTCTATTACCTAATAGTAATGAGTTTGATAATATCCGCACTCAGATAGAATCAGCATCTGTTACCTTAGAGAAAAGGTTACAGGAATTTGAAGTGCGTGTCATAGACCGTAGCATCATTGACGAAATTAAGAAGCTATCCTTAAGTAGTTCCAATACAATTAGACAATGCGAAGAAAGCTTAACTCGAATTCAGTCTTTGTCACAAAAACTCAATGATCAAGAAACTTATCAAGCAGATATTAGAAAACGTGTAAATGATTTTAATGCTCAGATTACTAGACAAAGTGAAGAGCTATCACGGTTACAGGATCGGATTGAGGGAATCAGAGATCCCAACGAATTAGACAAATTCAAAATTGACTATGCCAAGATAGAGTATATTTTCAAAGACTCATCACACTATGGCAACTATCAACAATTACAAATCAAAATTGATGAACTGGATGAAGCACTTGATGTAGTTCGGGACTTAGATAAACTTAAGCAAAAATCTAATTCCATTATTGAATGTCGAAATTCACAGCAAAAGTTAGCTGAGGAAAGCCAAAATATTAGCGATCACTTTCAGCCACAAATTCAAGCAATTGCTGAATACCTAAGCGATCGCCTTGATCAATATCGGCATGAACTAGGAGATCTAGAGCAGCGCCTAACCACCATTACAGGCTTAAAGCCATGTCAAAGTATAGAAATAGAACTATCACGCAAATCTAGTCACTACCTCGGCTCAGAAATTGATGAGGAGCGTTATCGCCTCATTCAAAGCCAACTCAGTCGCTTGCAAGAGCTATATAAACTTGCCGACGCTGCCAAGCGTCAAACTCTAGAGGATTATGATCGGCACTTGCAAGCATTGCAGCAATGGCTTGATGAGGATAGTCAAATTCCTGAATGGATGGGCGATCGCTATCAAACTATCCGACGCGATGCCGAAAAGAATCGTCAAGCTTTGCTAGATAAAATCCGCAAAGATGCTCGTGACTGGGTAAATCAAGTTGATCGCGATTGGCTTGCTATTGATACAGATAGTAATACTGAAAGACAGGCAGAAAAAGCCCATAGACTAATTCAATGTATCAAGAAAGAGAAATCTGATTACATTTCAGGAATCACTGAAGATCTTGACAATACAATTAAAGAGATAGAACAAAAATGTAATAGCATCATCGAATCAAATCTTGAGATTCAGATTATCTCACGCTTCCGTCAGCTACCCCAAAGCCGCCGTAATAGCCTTTATACGAAGCTGCAAGATTACTTAACAGACAAGACGGAGGTAAATTAAATATGGCTAGACATATCGCCATTGGTCAGGTAGCCAATGAATTTGAGGATAATGCAATCAAATTTCTTAAAAGTAAGCTGCCTGAAACATTTACTATTTTTAGCAATTTTGAAATCAAACAAGGTAAAGAAATCTATGAGATTGACCTAGCAATTATTGCGCCGCAATGCGTCTTTGTGGTGGACATCAAAAATATTGTTGGGCATATTGATATTTATGATAAATGGTATCCAGAGAATAGAGAACCCTTTACATCTCCTCTGGCTAAATTACGTCAACATGCTAAAGTTGTCTCGTCTTTAATTAGCGACTCTAACAAAGCTCAAAGCCATACACTTAAAAAAATCCATGTTCAAGCTGTCGTTTTAATTACGTCACTAGAAACAACAATTACTGACCATAACGGTAAGGATGAAGATAGCATCACTTACTTAAGAGAAAGTGTAGAATTCTTCAAAAGTTCTCATCTAATTCCTGACCATCGCCTCCAAGATATTCACACCTATTCTAGTGCTATTGAGAAAGCTATTAGAGGGAAAACACAACCTAAATCTGCGCCAACATTCTATCGTGATTGGCAGTTAGAGCAGAAGTTGAGTAGTAGCGATCGCCTCGAAGAATACCATGCTAGACATAGTTTAATATCCACTCGAACTGCAAGATTAAAAATATATTTAGCGGAGCCATATCCCGATCCAGAAAATCCAGACCCAGATAAAAAGAGAATTCTCACAACATTTGCGGCACTGAGTCAAATTGACCATCCCAATATTCAAAAAATCAGGGATTTTTTTGAGACAGAAGATAAAGATCGCTTTATTCTTGTGCTTGACGAGATTAAAGGTCGCCCATTAAGCCAAGCTATACCCTTACTATCCACTGCACAAAAATTTGATCTTCTTAATCAAATATTAGGTGCAATAGAATATGTCCATGAACATGAAATTATTCATCGCAATCTATCACCAGACTGTATTCTCATTACCCATAATAAAGGGCAAGCAATCATCACAGGCTTTGAGTATGCCCGCAATCGCGATCGCACTCACACGATTGCCGATGAAATCATTGACAGCATTGACTACAAATATCAACCCCCTGAATGTCAGCAAGATCCAGCAAAGGCAAGCATTGCGTCTGATTTATTTTCCATCGGTGCAATCTTCTATTATGTCTTTACAGGGAAGAAACTATTCGAGAATGTCCAAGAATTACAATCACGTTCTCTTTGTTATCTAGAAGCACCTTCGCAACTTAATCCAGAACTTCCGATTAGCTTTGATAAATGGCTACAAAAAATTTGTGCTAAAAATCCTCAAGAACGATTTGCTAGTGCTGATGCAGCTAGACAAGCCCTAACACCAATAGCAACTAGCGAAGCCATCGATCTTGCTAATTTACCTCAAGATTATTTAATCAATAATCAATATTTAGTCAAAGAAAAGTTGGGAAAGGTCGGCAGCTTTTGCGTTACCTACAAAGTATGGGAAACTACGGCTGAAGTTTACGAAGTGCTTAAACTTGTCCTGCGAGATCGCTATTCTCTGTATGACCGTGCTAAGCAGGAATATAAAATCCTGCGAAACTTGCCTGAGTATCCTCATATCGTTAAGGTTCGTAATGCAGGACAACTAGCTGATGAAACACCTTTTATTGTCTTTGACTATGTAGAAGGGAAAGATTTAACTAGTTTTATGTCAGAGATAGATATCAGTCAAGAGCAAGCAATTGC
It encodes:
- a CDS encoding coiled-coil domain-containing protein, giving the protein MFLRDFISINEEGSIEPVVNLDMMDDSDKNRKLCKSFVFNYNSDRPKESTVGLLDILRRSYHSPNSPNIHCVVQDYGKGKTHFALAIANFFSKPHDSEEVKGIFNSIKIATGEKNKAVCDTLESFKSRSNHLVLCLRGDKCDDLRKHFLSVVLKALNNAGVTSSIAHHLCLRPLQYLEQLNDGDRVKGDRYLRQINAQEGDIAAICELLRGNNHEVIPLVIQVADAITNGFAPNFIKNIEIEEILDDLVKNLCTGSNARFQGILILFDELNNYLDSWLTDKYAAGNTAPQNLTNACANHKAKIALMSFTQVNPNSKSSLGGYQIVSTRLAPADATYSPVSSLERVIDEVIIQHDNPAWKSFRNKWDNVLSRDSERIYKRARKYQDGNNLTAKEFHDHLGLGCFPLHPFASYLLCNLEFTQGRTAIEFVRNEIGEFLSNPTEIDHPNRPNQLYATSLVDAFAPNFRVSASKAILYETYTQTLDGVVAEANENEINVIKAIFLYNASGDLIFKQANENHEKILCDLTGLSELQLREALEKLINERQAVYRRNDGIYQFFTGTNPRELEQRVIAELEEKGNRQSPEVTFIEYCRENITRVFSEESTKANQFATENGLLASDWCFENQIFTLTELEKLLNSEPEIAKSRIKKVRDVGYHGIVAHVIDNNAQDLDALWDEIDNKLQKSPIHQRLVVAISKQSIGEGEQNLGRILQKIDILKTKFKSEQGTASYTKLLADWDKYLRDRIHEILNRPDNLRHHSTSSHKLTLQLRKYATYHVSTLLSEIYPFVPNIGGVDKLSIFPRIHPTGNKIAATVASQVLVGKGKIASASLPKEASYMTAIDSAFVKNWKILKKTSSSYILQEPTDQKVRDAWDKISQICNLNGEKFKEVSLSDIWQTLSDAPYGYNHLTFTVLLASWLSFHRDEVVLRGITDLKAKTAQPMQTRSLEEWAAANILEKADVFVDKWIVKFSAKLIRREKIAAPKVPDLPTTYDQIITYLNQAKDFLETNSNTPEANDVKEWQPKFNKIIKDFDNWYRPIQEAAGLSLETPLEQVVHLYPQSLRECPVVDINRTSSQNELQHQALQRLQQILEERVRCLQVEPESLTTVQNCVSSISNIESAIRSLGSVAALPDHYAKSLEQSKADITRRQNEIAIREQISQKLREVQNRYEGLSQNATQQELIEAQEAIAQFAETLPDLKNEAKYEKTVQQISDRQEELKQQLQNWGSRYLSSEITKLEATELLINISKQENRYTDSHDKQRLQDIFSSLNQFIQGIEGIENIQQANTEVIQQAAQSVRLINDSKTISLMIENYKQLQALQILTSPDLNVEDVQTQLTNLKASGYEALINKLTQSINRCDNQINKRDEYTQRSGLIQQIQALLPNSNEFDNIRTQIESASVTLEKRLQEFEVRVIDRSIIDEIKKLSLSSSNTIRQCEESLTRIQSLSQKLNDQETYQADIRKRVNDFNAQITRQSEELSRLQDRIEGIRDPNELDKFKIDYAKIEYIFKDSSHYGNYQQLQIKIDELDEALDVVRDLDKLKQKSNSIIECRNSQQKLAEESQNISDHFQPQIQAIAEYLSDRLDQYRHELGDLEQRLTTITGLKPCQSIEIELSRKSSHYLGSEIDEERYRLIQSQLSRLQELYKLADAAKRQTLEDYDRHLQALQQWLDEDSQIPEWMGDRYQTIRRDAEKNRQALLDKIRKDARDWVNQVDRDWLAIDTDSNTERQAEKAHRLIQCIKKEKSDYISGITEDLDNTIKEIEQKCNSIIESNLEIQIISRFRQLPQSRRNSLYTKLQDYLTDKTEVN